The Acetomicrobium flavidum genome window below encodes:
- a CDS encoding [LysW]-aminoadipate kinase, with amino-acid sequence MESQGQTISRGVVKIGGAKGNKYDNLIGEMAERLRRGERWVLVHGASSFMEDLSKELNIEPKYVTSPSGFKSRFVSKSDLTLFRAACCLFSVSLVNLFGKFGINAVPLYPPDSISAIATRKDFLRVLEGGKVRLMRGNYSGYITSFVNEEIYSLWEAGAIPILPPLAVADDGEFLNVDGDRMAAAAAASLKADVLVILSNVPGLLKVPNDASTAIRRASLKDMPVLENYALGNMKRKLLAVKEALEGGVGSVIIGDSRQERPLSTALDGKGTVLCRDFMEAAV; translated from the coding sequence ATGGAATCTCAAGGACAGACTATTTCCAGGGGCGTTGTGAAAATAGGAGGTGCTAAGGGAAACAAATACGACAACCTCATAGGCGAGATGGCCGAAAGGTTGCGCAGGGGCGAAAGATGGGTATTGGTCCACGGGGCAAGCTCGTTTATGGAAGACCTCTCTAAGGAATTAAACATCGAGCCAAAATATGTAACAAGCCCGAGCGGATTTAAAAGCCGCTTCGTGAGCAAGTCGGACCTTACGCTGTTTCGTGCAGCCTGCTGTTTGTTTTCGGTTAGTCTCGTAAATTTATTTGGAAAATTTGGAATCAACGCCGTTCCGCTGTATCCGCCCGACAGCATTTCGGCCATCGCTACAAGAAAAGACTTTCTGCGTGTCCTGGAGGGAGGCAAAGTGCGTCTGATGAGAGGAAACTACAGCGGATATATCACCTCGTTTGTTAACGAAGAAATTTATTCCCTATGGGAAGCTGGAGCCATTCCCATACTTCCTCCATTGGCCGTAGCTGACGACGGCGAGTTTTTAAACGTAGACGGAGATAGGATGGCCGCGGCAGCAGCCGCATCACTAAAAGCGGACGTATTGGTAATTTTAAGTAACGTACCGGGACTGCTGAAAGTGCCTAACGACGCCAGCACTGCGATAAGAAGGGCATCTTTGAAAGACATGCCCGTCTTAGAAAACTACGCCTTGGGCAACATGAAACGGAAGTTACTGGCCGTTAAAGAGGCGCTCGAAGGCGGAGTAGGCTCCGTAATCATCGGAGACAGCAGGCAGGAAAGGCCGCTTAGCACAGCGCTTGATGGAAAGGGGACCGTCCTATGCAGGGACTTTATGGAAGCCGCGGTATAA
- a CDS encoding bifunctional nuclease family protein: MIEVFVKGIAVDEDNNHIVLLSDREETKVLPIVIGPIEAMAILMNMQGVAPNRPLTHNLLKNLLDLLGAEVEQVIITNIKDNVYYANIYVRHDKYNYEVDSRPSDAIALAVAYNAPIYMDMKLTEFTVNPSDLNVERQ, from the coding sequence ATGATCGAAGTGTTCGTAAAGGGCATTGCAGTAGACGAGGACAACAACCACATAGTCCTGTTGAGCGATAGGGAAGAGACAAAGGTCCTGCCCATAGTTATTGGCCCTATCGAGGCGATGGCCATTCTGATGAACATGCAGGGCGTTGCCCCAAACCGTCCCCTTACACACAACTTACTTAAAAATCTCCTGGATTTGCTTGGAGCCGAGGTGGAGCAGGTGATAATAACCAATATCAAGGATAATGTGTACTACGCAAACATTTACGTCAGGCACGACAAATATAATTACGAGGTCGATTCTCGGCCTAGTGACGCCATTGCCCTGGCTGTAGCCTATAATGCTCCAATTTACATGGATATGAAATTGACCGAATTTACCGTCAACCCTTCAGACCTGAATGTGGAGCGCCAATGA
- the lysX gene encoding lysine biosynthesis protein LysX — protein sequence MAKVFMFYSRLRTEERLLIEAARQRQIHFEPVVVSDRMWPNEIGGKGDVALCRCIGHVQNHALALTVEARGLITINPSNVMEICGNKISTSTRLSMAGIPQPDYAIAFSLEGALECAQKMGYPVVLKPPVGSWGRLLAKVNDRDALEAITEHKLHLGSQHSAIYIQKYIDKKGFDIRATIIGGIPVSAIRRCSDHWITNTARGGTAQSYPLSDELKKLLKQVHEAIGGMMLAVDLFETDSGWLVNEVNGQPEFRSSQGDITGVDVAGQIVDMAWSAACKEGEGVV from the coding sequence ATGGCTAAGGTGTTTATGTTCTATTCGCGCCTGAGGACCGAGGAAAGGCTTCTGATTGAAGCAGCTAGGCAAAGGCAAATTCACTTCGAGCCGGTTGTCGTCTCCGACAGGATGTGGCCAAATGAGATAGGGGGTAAGGGAGACGTTGCTCTCTGTCGTTGCATAGGCCACGTCCAAAATCATGCCTTGGCCTTAACGGTGGAAGCAAGGGGCTTGATCACTATAAACCCTTCCAATGTAATGGAGATCTGCGGCAATAAGATTTCCACATCCACTAGACTTTCCATGGCAGGCATTCCTCAACCAGATTACGCAATAGCCTTTTCGCTCGAAGGTGCCCTAGAGTGTGCCCAAAAAATGGGGTACCCCGTGGTGTTGAAGCCTCCTGTCGGCAGTTGGGGAAGGCTTCTTGCTAAAGTAAACGACCGGGACGCCCTGGAGGCGATAACGGAACACAAGCTGCACCTTGGCTCCCAACACAGTGCCATTTATATTCAAAAATACATCGATAAAAAGGGCTTCGATATCAGGGCAACGATAATAGGGGGTATCCCGGTTTCTGCCATAAGGCGGTGCAGCGATCACTGGATCACAAATACGGCAAGAGGCGGTACAGCACAAAGCTATCCCCTTTCTGACGAACTAAAAAAACTGCTAAAACAAGTACATGAAGCAATCGGCGGCATGATGCTGGCCGTCGACCTGTTTGAGACCGACAGCGGGTGGCTCGTAAACGAAGTAAACGGACAGCCTGAGTTCAGAAGCTCGCAGGGAGACATAACCGGCGTCGATGTTGCAGGGCAAATCGTTGACATGGCTTGGTCGGCGGCATGCAAAGAAGGTGAAGGGGTTGTATAG
- a CDS encoding AAA family ATPase yields the protein MAQIELNEGFRKALDLMENSDKNVFITGRAGTGKSTLLTYFQQNTNKKAIVLAPTGVAALNVKGQTIHSFFGFKPNVTLDQIKKINTPKGSTSIYKKIDTIIIDEVSMVRADLLDCVDKFLRLNGPKKKLPFGGIQIIFIGDLYQLPPVVTKNEKEVFKTIYESPYFYSAKVFDSMDFEFIELDKIYRQHDQRFIDLLGAIRNKTVTDDDLKLLNSRVMPDFEPDRDEFFVYLTTTNKRAEEINEQQLSRLKGKTYIFKGAIKGEFGNDYLPTAPELKVKVGAQIMLLNNDSLGRWVNGSIGKVIDIYKDTLEDEDKESYIIAAELSDGSEVEITPHTWEIFHLYVEGDKLKSQTIGKFTQYPIMLAWAVTIHKSQGKTFDKVIIDIGRGAFAHGQVYVALSRCTSLDGIILKKPIKREHIWMDWDVVHFLTRCQYKKAEEAMSLEEKIDVIKKAIFEGMSLEILYLKPSNEKNVRIVRPIEVGEMEYKGKRYMGMRAFCSFRQEERVFRVDRILNLKVLKEQVVQM from the coding sequence ATGGCACAAATAGAGTTAAACGAAGGTTTTCGTAAGGCTTTAGATCTCATGGAAAACAGCGATAAAAACGTATTCATAACAGGGCGGGCCGGCACGGGAAAATCCACCTTGTTGACGTATTTTCAGCAAAACACCAACAAAAAGGCCATAGTTTTAGCCCCGACCGGGGTCGCTGCCTTAAACGTCAAGGGGCAAACGATCCATTCGTTCTTTGGTTTTAAGCCCAACGTCACATTGGACCAGATAAAAAAGATAAATACCCCAAAGGGCTCGACCAGCATTTACAAGAAGATCGATACCATCATCATAGATGAGGTATCGATGGTAAGGGCAGATTTGCTCGATTGCGTAGACAAGTTCTTGAGGCTGAACGGGCCCAAGAAAAAGCTACCCTTTGGTGGCATTCAGATAATCTTCATCGGGGATCTCTACCAGCTTCCGCCGGTGGTCACCAAGAACGAAAAGGAAGTCTTTAAGACCATTTATGAAAGCCCCTATTTTTACAGTGCAAAGGTCTTCGATTCCATGGATTTCGAGTTCATCGAGCTTGATAAAATATATCGCCAACACGACCAAAGATTTATAGACCTCCTCGGTGCAATACGCAACAAGACTGTTACCGACGATGACTTAAAGCTTTTAAATAGCCGAGTTATGCCAGACTTTGAGCCTGACCGCGACGAATTTTTCGTGTACTTGACGACGACGAACAAGCGAGCTGAGGAAATTAACGAGCAGCAACTGTCAAGGTTGAAAGGAAAGACATATATCTTCAAGGGCGCGATCAAGGGCGAATTTGGCAATGATTACCTGCCCACGGCTCCGGAGTTGAAGGTCAAGGTCGGAGCTCAAATAATGCTTTTGAACAACGATTCGCTCGGCAGATGGGTGAACGGAAGCATTGGCAAGGTTATAGACATTTACAAGGATACTTTGGAAGATGAAGATAAAGAAAGCTACATCATAGCAGCTGAACTTTCCGACGGCAGTGAGGTTGAAATAACGCCACATACGTGGGAGATATTTCACCTCTATGTGGAAGGAGATAAGCTTAAATCCCAGACGATCGGCAAATTCACGCAATACCCTATTATGCTTGCCTGGGCCGTGACGATCCACAAAAGCCAGGGCAAGACCTTTGATAAAGTGATCATAGACATAGGACGGGGAGCTTTTGCTCACGGCCAGGTCTACGTGGCGTTAAGCCGATGCACGTCCCTTGATGGGATCATCCTTAAAAAACCGATCAAAAGGGAACATATTTGGATGGATTGGGATGTCGTGCACTTTTTGACCAGGTGCCAATATAAAAAGGCAGAAGAAGCCATGTCGTTAGAAGAGAAGATCGATGTCATAAAGAAGGCCATCTTCGAGGGCATGTCTTTGGAAATCCTCTACTTAAAACCAAGCAACGAAAAAAACGTCAGGATCGTGCGGCCAATCGAGGTTGGCGAGATGGAATATAAAGGCAAAAGATACATGGGAATGCGGGCATTTTGCAGCTTTCGTCAGGAAGAAAGAGTTTTTAGGGTAGATAGAATACTGAACCTAAAAGTGCTTAAGGAGCAGGTCGTTCAAATGTAA
- a CDS encoding AbgT family transporter has translation MTARNNGLLTKFVGWIERVGNKLPHIFWIFLFFWFLVIVLSGVFSGISAVAPGGNEKIEIISLLNRKGLDWILSSMVSNFTKFPPLGLVLVMMMAAGFAERAGFIPAIMKTLTSVPDKLMIPAIFVIGICSNLASDAGTVIIPPLTAALFYARKKDPIFGLILGYVASASGFTANLFIAGTDVLLAGITNTAAKIVDPNYNVYPTANYFFMVISVFVITIVGTIFTIKFAMPKLASWDEEYERAQVPHEYLTPLTEKEIAGMKKAGLAAGIFFLLMFLLTIIPGGPLRDPVKNTIVPSIFFNGMIPILFVFFVIAGWIYGKNVGTVKKPTDMINYMVESMKTMASYIVVMLPIANFTYTFTYTNMASILAIKLAHLLELAHFTGIGLFIAIILITTFINLFLSSGSTKWAFLAPVIVPMMYYLGYTPEWTQLLYRIGDSSTNSFTPLFTYFPIILGFASVYKKDVGVGTVISRTFIYSLLFLITWTAMAVVWYYLGLPLGPGAAIRL, from the coding sequence TTGACTGCAAGAAACAATGGCCTTTTGACGAAGTTTGTAGGATGGATCGAACGGGTTGGTAACAAATTACCTCACATTTTTTGGATCTTTCTGTTTTTTTGGTTTCTCGTAATTGTGCTTTCGGGTGTTTTTTCTGGCATATCTGCCGTGGCGCCAGGGGGTAACGAGAAAATTGAAATTATAAGCTTATTGAACAGAAAAGGGTTAGATTGGATATTATCGAGCATGGTCAGCAATTTCACCAAATTCCCGCCACTGGGATTGGTCCTGGTCATGATGATGGCGGCTGGCTTTGCGGAAAGAGCAGGCTTTATCCCGGCCATAATGAAAACGCTTACGTCAGTTCCGGATAAGTTGATGATACCAGCCATTTTCGTCATAGGTATATGTTCTAACTTGGCCTCAGATGCAGGAACGGTAATAATACCGCCTCTTACTGCAGCCCTTTTTTATGCGAGAAAAAAGGATCCAATATTTGGTTTGATACTGGGTTACGTTGCTTCTGCCTCAGGATTTACCGCAAACTTATTCATAGCTGGTACGGATGTGTTATTAGCAGGAATAACCAATACTGCTGCTAAAATTGTGGACCCAAATTACAACGTCTATCCTACTGCCAACTATTTTTTCATGGTGATTTCCGTCTTTGTCATAACCATTGTAGGTACCATATTTACCATAAAGTTTGCAATGCCGAAATTGGCCTCTTGGGATGAAGAGTATGAACGTGCTCAGGTCCCTCACGAATATTTAACTCCCCTTACGGAGAAAGAAATAGCTGGGATGAAGAAGGCAGGTTTGGCAGCGGGTATATTTTTCCTGTTAATGTTTTTGTTAACGATCATACCTGGAGGGCCTCTACGAGATCCCGTTAAGAATACTATAGTTCCCTCCATCTTTTTTAATGGCATGATACCCATTTTATTTGTGTTTTTTGTGATTGCGGGATGGATTTACGGCAAGAACGTTGGTACCGTAAAAAAGCCTACAGATATGATAAATTACATGGTCGAGAGCATGAAGACCATGGCTTCTTACATAGTGGTGATGTTGCCGATAGCCAATTTTACTTATACATTCACTTACACCAACATGGCGTCAATACTCGCAATAAAGTTAGCCCATCTTTTGGAGTTGGCTCATTTTACCGGCATTGGACTTTTCATAGCCATAATATTGATAACCACATTTATTAATTTGTTTTTGTCAAGCGGTTCGACCAAGTGGGCCTTTTTAGCTCCAGTAATCGTGCCGATGATGTATTACTTAGGATACACACCTGAGTGGACACAATTGCTTTACAGGATTGGCGATTCCAGTACCAATTCATTTACTCCGCTTTTTACTTACTTCCCAATCATTTTGGGTTTTGCGAGCGTATATAAAAAAGATGTGGGAGTTGGCACCGTCATATCACGTACTTTTATTTATTCATTACTCTTCCTTATTACCTGGACAGCAATGGCTGTGGTTTGGTACTATCTGGGGTTACCCTTGGGACCTGGAGCTGCGATAAGGTTGTAA
- the argC gene encoding N-acetyl-gamma-glutamyl-phosphate reductase, whose product MYRAAVWGASGMAGGEVLRILAQHPSVEVACAVSNSKKGQFVWQVHPHLRANFSNLAFCNTDEGLSTAADIALLAVPHGTAVPIIESCLKKNMKVVDLSADVRLSSSKDYEAWYGHSHPNPELLSKAIYGLPELHRDDIRDAVLVSGVGCNASCCILGLYPLALMGLIEEARIEVRVGSSEAGASPTIGSHHPYRSRTLRVFEPFRHRHLAEILQELSLKESAVTLTMSAVEIVRGVQMLSHIRLSQKMSERDIWQIYRKAYAGNPFLQLCPAKPAHLRFPDPKLVTGSNNAMTGFALHEDGRRMLVVTAIDNLMKGAAGTAVQAANLMLGLDETEGLTMMPVYPV is encoded by the coding sequence TTGTATAGGGCGGCCGTATGGGGAGCAAGCGGTATGGCAGGTGGAGAAGTGCTGCGCATCTTGGCACAGCACCCGTCCGTCGAGGTCGCATGTGCAGTATCAAACAGCAAAAAAGGGCAGTTCGTCTGGCAGGTTCACCCTCATTTGAGGGCTAATTTCAGCAATTTAGCGTTCTGTAACACGGACGAAGGCCTTTCGACGGCTGCAGACATAGCCCTTTTGGCGGTGCCACACGGCACGGCGGTACCCATAATTGAAAGCTGCCTGAAAAAGAACATGAAAGTTGTCGACCTTTCCGCCGACGTTAGGCTTTCATCGTCGAAAGATTACGAGGCATGGTATGGCCATTCACATCCCAACCCTGAATTGCTGTCGAAGGCAATTTACGGCCTGCCCGAGCTTCATCGAGATGACATAAGGGACGCCGTCCTGGTAAGTGGGGTAGGTTGCAACGCCTCCTGCTGCATCCTGGGCCTTTACCCCCTTGCCTTGATGGGCCTTATCGAGGAAGCGCGGATAGAGGTAAGGGTAGGCTCTTCGGAGGCCGGTGCCTCACCGACCATTGGGAGCCATCATCCCTACAGGAGCAGAACGCTTCGCGTGTTCGAGCCCTTTAGGCATCGCCATCTGGCTGAGATCTTGCAGGAACTTTCGCTAAAAGAAAGCGCGGTAACCCTGACCATGAGCGCCGTGGAGATAGTAAGGGGAGTGCAGATGCTGAGCCACATTCGCCTATCCCAAAAGATGAGCGAAAGGGACATTTGGCAAATTTATCGCAAGGCTTACGCAGGTAACCCATTTCTTCAGCTTTGTCCGGCCAAACCAGCTCATCTAAGGTTCCCTGACCCCAAGCTGGTCACGGGAAGCAACAATGCCATGACCGGCTTTGCCTTACATGAGGATGGGCGAAGGATGTTAGTCGTTACGGCCATCGACAACTTGATGAAGGGTGCAGCAGGGACCGCGGTTCAGGCAGCCAATTTGATGCTTGGCCTAGACGAGACGGAAGGGCTTACCATGATGCCTGTATATCCAGTGTAA
- a CDS encoding M20/M25/M40 family metallo-hydrolase yields the protein MAMASKEASLLFHLISIPSISGHEGKACSYLASQLPSLGWDDTYIDEAGNVVASRGDGKNEIVLLGHIDTVEGGPEVKMDDDFVWGRGAVDAKGPLCAMAVAGGRAKLDPGFKLTLIAAVGEESSSKGTLYRIPLHSPKACIVGEPSNTYGITIGYRGCLKATIKAQDNGAHRSADEGPLTHVTLAAADILNFIRQESEALQQAVIFRPSGAIISMSGREMGRRTAEIEMEIRIPVGSTPEQYTSLIEKCTRKHGVEFEIIFAIKPHLVDKDNLVVRALRKAVRNHYGTPQLFVKSGTADFNHAAAWNCPLAAYGPGDSSLDHGMEEHVSVKDYLKSIDILEAAVCSIMSYDLA from the coding sequence ATGGCTATGGCAAGTAAAGAAGCATCCCTGCTTTTCCATCTGATATCCATACCAAGCATCAGCGGCCATGAAGGCAAGGCGTGTTCCTATCTGGCAAGTCAGCTGCCTTCATTGGGATGGGACGATACATATATTGACGAGGCAGGAAACGTGGTGGCAAGCAGAGGAGACGGCAAAAATGAAATCGTTCTTCTAGGGCACATAGATACGGTCGAAGGGGGTCCTGAGGTTAAGATGGATGACGACTTCGTATGGGGACGCGGAGCGGTTGATGCCAAAGGCCCATTGTGCGCCATGGCCGTTGCTGGAGGTAGGGCAAAGCTTGACCCGGGATTTAAACTGACTTTGATAGCCGCGGTAGGGGAGGAGTCAAGCTCAAAGGGGACTCTTTATAGGATCCCTCTGCATTCACCTAAAGCCTGCATTGTTGGCGAGCCGTCAAATACTTATGGAATCACTATCGGCTACCGCGGTTGCCTTAAGGCGACAATCAAAGCCCAAGACAACGGAGCTCACAGAAGCGCTGACGAAGGCCCCCTAACTCACGTTACCCTTGCGGCGGCAGATATCTTAAATTTTATACGCCAAGAGAGCGAGGCCCTACAGCAAGCCGTGATATTCCGCCCCTCGGGGGCCATTATCTCCATGTCGGGCCGCGAAATGGGACGAAGGACCGCCGAAATTGAGATGGAGATACGCATACCGGTAGGAAGCACGCCAGAGCAATATACCTCACTGATAGAAAAGTGCACAAGAAAACATGGCGTTGAGTTTGAGATTATCTTTGCCATAAAACCCCACTTGGTGGACAAGGACAACCTCGTCGTAAGGGCTCTTCGCAAGGCCGTGAGAAACCATTACGGGACACCTCAGTTGTTCGTCAAAAGCGGTACAGCCGACTTCAATCATGCGGCCGCATGGAACTGTCCCCTTGCCGCGTACGGGCCTGGGGACAGTTCGCTAGATCACGGCATGGAGGAACACGTCTCTGTGAAGGATTACCTCAAATCGATCGATATCTTGGAAGCTGCGGTCTGCTCGATCATGTCCTACGACCTTGCTTGA
- the lysW gene encoding lysine biosynthesis protein LysW: protein MSKLVTCIVCEGKIQVSDDLLEGEIIVCPDCGSELEVVSLDPLTLEEAPEVQEDWGE, encoded by the coding sequence ATGTCCAAATTGGTAACGTGCATAGTTTGCGAGGGGAAAATTCAGGTTTCCGACGATCTTTTGGAGGGCGAAATTATAGTTTGTCCCGATTGCGGATCAGAGCTGGAAGTAGTCTCGCTCGATCCCTTGACGCTTGAAGAAGCGCCTGAAGTGCAGGAAGACTGGGGCGAGTAA
- a CDS encoding aspartate aminotransferase family protein — MQGLYGSRGITLSGGHGAIVEDVNGNAYIDFYCGSGAALFGHCHPYLVKALKEASEKPWTIGIGMGSEARSRFIEALRDIFPGMDCFFCNSGSEAIEAALKLVTFLNSKRKKIFALRRSFHGRTLGALSITFNPQYRNPWTHVLLPVIHAEPNELQSMIDDDTVAVFVEPVRGEGGVYPLDESLGKGIVEACKRHGALIVSDEVQCGWGRCGDYSVSSKRGLDPDIICFAKGVAGGLPVGMMLWKEELGGFPPSGHSSTYGGSPLVMSVALAALTLLQNEDYMAKAVKFGEFFRALLKKTNSPLVREVRGMGFMNGVELTVKSAPIVKQLQDMGLLALPAGPFVVRFLSPFVAEKEHFERAADMFDEVLKRNEHGYGK; from the coding sequence ATGCAGGGACTTTATGGAAGCCGCGGTATAACTTTATCTGGCGGCCATGGGGCAATCGTAGAAGACGTCAACGGCAATGCCTATATTGATTTTTACTGCGGCAGCGGAGCAGCCTTGTTTGGACACTGCCATCCGTATTTAGTAAAAGCACTTAAGGAGGCTTCCGAAAAGCCGTGGACCATCGGTATAGGTATGGGTTCAGAGGCCAGAAGCAGGTTCATCGAGGCCCTCAGAGATATTTTCCCCGGGATGGATTGCTTCTTTTGTAACAGCGGTTCAGAGGCCATAGAGGCAGCGCTTAAATTAGTGACGTTTTTAAATTCAAAAAGAAAGAAGATATTTGCACTTCGGCGCAGTTTCCATGGACGAACCTTAGGAGCTTTGTCGATAACCTTTAATCCACAGTACAGAAACCCATGGACTCATGTGCTTTTGCCCGTTATTCATGCTGAACCAAACGAACTTCAGTCCATGATAGATGATGATACCGTAGCGGTGTTCGTCGAACCGGTCAGAGGAGAGGGAGGAGTCTATCCGCTTGACGAATCCCTGGGCAAAGGCATCGTCGAGGCTTGCAAGCGCCATGGAGCTTTGATAGTTAGCGACGAGGTTCAATGCGGATGGGGCAGATGCGGTGATTACTCGGTAAGCTCAAAGCGGGGATTGGATCCTGACATCATATGTTTTGCAAAGGGAGTGGCAGGGGGCCTCCCTGTGGGCATGATGCTGTGGAAAGAGGAGCTTGGAGGATTTCCTCCCTCCGGACACAGCTCCACCTACGGCGGCAGTCCTCTTGTAATGTCAGTTGCCCTGGCAGCTTTGACGCTGCTTCAAAATGAGGACTACATGGCCAAGGCCGTGAAGTTTGGAGAATTCTTTAGAGCGCTGCTCAAAAAGACCAATTCGCCCTTGGTTCGAGAGGTACGGGGCATGGGATTCATGAATGGCGTGGAGCTAACGGTAAAATCCGCACCTATTGTAAAGCAACTTCAAGATATGGGGCTTCTTGCCCTTCCGGCAGGGCCTTTTGTAGTTAGGTTCCTGTCGCCTTTCGTCGCAGAAAAGGAGCACTTTGAGAGGGCAGCTGATATGTTTGACGAAGTCTTAAAGAGGAATGAACATGGCTATGGCAAGTAA